In the Nitrospira sp. genome, one interval contains:
- a CDS encoding DUF362 domain-containing protein, whose translation MPFSRRELFNNAGFGLLLLPALLRSPQTILRHLLFDPEGPLVSPKPIPINPLMREGRSLVAIVYGTEPGRMLRRALELLGGIDRLGLRGHRVLLKPNVLNDQPPPSTTNPLVVKAMAEMVRANGAAEVIVADGSGIIRLPTSANLTSTGMRAAAESAGARVLALEDEPWVRLEPPDAKAIGQFYFSRPVYEADVVINMPVIKTHRFAEFSCSLKNFVGAVHPRYRPSVTFWSGDWHERIAEINLAVHPLLTVADGTTTMIEGGPTSGTPSKTDLLICSGDRVAVDLTAIALLRSFGKSKLQGKRISDQRQIVRAAALGLGVGTGRRIELVSEAVDPAPPAFLQLVEHIRQELLNS comes from the coding sequence ATGCCCTTTTCACGACGCGAATTGTTCAACAATGCCGGCTTTGGTCTGCTCCTGCTGCCGGCGCTGCTCCGCTCGCCACAGACTATTTTACGTCATCTGCTTTTTGATCCCGAGGGGCCGCTGGTTTCGCCGAAGCCTATTCCAATTAATCCATTGATGCGGGAGGGCCGCTCTCTCGTCGCGATCGTCTACGGGACAGAGCCCGGCCGCATGCTCAGGCGTGCCCTGGAGCTGCTCGGCGGGATTGACCGGCTGGGCCTGCGCGGGCACCGTGTCTTACTGAAGCCCAATGTCTTGAACGATCAACCGCCGCCTTCCACGACCAATCCTCTGGTCGTGAAGGCCATGGCCGAGATGGTCCGGGCAAATGGCGCGGCAGAGGTGATCGTGGCCGACGGGTCGGGAATCATCCGCCTTCCCACATCGGCCAATTTGACCAGCACCGGCATGCGGGCGGCGGCGGAATCAGCCGGGGCACGGGTGCTGGCGCTGGAAGACGAACCCTGGGTGCGGCTTGAACCGCCCGATGCCAAGGCCATCGGCCAGTTCTATTTCTCGCGGCCGGTCTATGAAGCCGATGTGGTGATCAACATGCCGGTGATCAAGACCCATCGCTTTGCCGAGTTTTCCTGCAGCTTGAAAAATTTCGTCGGAGCGGTCCACCCGCGTTATCGTCCATCCGTCACATTTTGGAGCGGGGATTGGCACGAGCGTATTGCGGAAATCAACCTCGCGGTTCACCCCCTGCTGACGGTAGCCGACGGGACCACCACGATGATCGAGGGTGGTCCCACATCAGGTACCCCTTCGAAGACTGATCTGCTCATCTGCAGTGGAGACCGGGTTGCGGTGGATCTGACAGCCATCGCGCTCCTACGGTCCTTCGGCAAGTCGAAACTGCAGGGCAAGCGGATCAGCGATCAACGGCAGATCGTGCGCGCGGCGGCGCTTGGATTGGGAGTTGGCACGGGGCGCAGGATTGAACTTGTCAGTGAGGCGGTCGATCCGGCTCCACCAGCGTTTCTGCAGCTGGTGGAGCATATTCGGCAGGAATTGCTGAATTCGTGA
- the gnd gene encoding decarboxylating 6-phosphogluconate dehydrogenase, producing MELGFIGLGKMGMNMVTRLRQGGHRIVAYDRSPEVVTQAERTGSIGATSLSDLVAHLTAPRAVWVMVPSGTPTEDTIQTVAALLQPGDTIIDGGNTRFHDDTRRAAELQKRGIHYVDVGTSGGIWGLTVGYCLMIGGDNEPVQRLTPIFQTLAPENGWAHMGTHGAGHYVKMVHNGIEYSMMQGYAEGFELMAKSDYRLDLGKVADVWMHGSVVRSWLLELAVGALKQDPKLEKLKGYVQDSGEGRWMIQDAIDKDVPVPTLTAALFTRFRSRQQESFAEKMLAALRNAFGGHSVRR from the coding sequence ATGGAACTCGGATTTATCGGACTGGGGAAGATGGGGATGAATATGGTGACGCGCCTGCGCCAGGGTGGTCACCGCATCGTGGCCTACGATCGTTCACCCGAGGTCGTCACACAGGCGGAGCGGACCGGGAGTATCGGCGCGACGTCCCTGAGCGACCTCGTCGCACACCTGACCGCCCCTCGCGCAGTCTGGGTCATGGTTCCCTCGGGAACGCCGACGGAAGACACCATTCAGACCGTCGCCGCCCTGCTGCAACCGGGCGACACGATCATCGACGGAGGCAATACGCGCTTCCATGACGATACGCGCCGCGCCGCCGAATTACAGAAACGAGGCATCCACTATGTCGACGTCGGCACCAGCGGAGGCATCTGGGGTCTGACCGTCGGGTATTGTCTCATGATCGGCGGCGACAACGAACCGGTTCAGCGCCTGACCCCGATCTTTCAAACCTTGGCGCCGGAAAATGGGTGGGCCCACATGGGCACACACGGTGCCGGCCACTACGTCAAGATGGTCCACAATGGGATCGAGTACAGCATGATGCAAGGGTATGCCGAGGGGTTCGAACTCATGGCGAAAAGCGACTATCGTCTGGATCTGGGCAAAGTCGCCGATGTGTGGATGCATGGCAGCGTGGTCCGGTCCTGGCTCCTGGAACTGGCGGTGGGCGCCTTGAAACAGGATCCCAAGCTCGAAAAATTGAAAGGCTATGTGCAGGATTCCGGCGAAGGCCGCTGGATGATACAAGACGCCATCGATAAGGATGTGCCCGTGCCGACTCTCACGGCGGCGCTGTTCACCCGTTTCCGATCGCGGCAGCAAGAATCGTTCGCGGAGAAAATGTTGGCGGCCTTGCGCAACGCCTTCGGCGGACATAGTGTCCGTCGCTGA
- a CDS encoding aminotransferase class I/II-fold pyridoxal phosphate-dependent enzyme, whose product MIDLRSDTVTKPTPAMREAMAHAEVGDDIYGEDPTVNRLQEVGAALVGKRAALFVPSGTLGNQLCLRAHAEPGREVIVEGQCHIIRYEQGAAAALAGVQLHWVGGRQGLMTAEQVEAAIRPIDPYSIQTALICIENTHNAGGGTIYPLATIQAIRAVANAHRVPMHLDGARLFNAVVASGVSAAAYAHYFETVTFCLSKGLGAPAGSLIATDDPTILERLRRFRRMYGGAMRQSGILAAAGLYAMEHHIPRLANDHAHATRLAARLHQIASVAINPAAVETNILFFDVHHPRLTAPAFVTALRQEGVLLNAVNAKTCRAVTHLDVSTDAIDQAADAIARILA is encoded by the coding sequence ATGATCGATCTTCGCAGCGATACGGTCACCAAACCGACTCCCGCTATGCGCGAGGCGATGGCCCACGCCGAGGTCGGTGATGACATATACGGGGAAGACCCAACGGTGAACCGGTTACAGGAGGTCGGCGCGGCGCTCGTCGGCAAGCGAGCCGCGCTGTTCGTGCCGTCCGGCACACTCGGCAATCAACTCTGCCTCCGGGCGCATGCTGAGCCTGGACGTGAAGTGATTGTTGAGGGTCAGTGTCACATCATCCGCTACGAACAGGGTGCGGCGGCCGCGCTGGCTGGTGTCCAACTTCATTGGGTCGGCGGCAGGCAAGGCCTCATGACTGCGGAGCAGGTCGAAGCCGCCATTCGTCCCATCGATCCCTACAGCATTCAGACCGCACTGATCTGCATTGAAAACACGCACAATGCCGGAGGCGGAACCATCTACCCGCTGGCGACGATCCAAGCCATTCGCGCAGTCGCGAACGCCCACCGCGTGCCCATGCACCTGGATGGGGCCAGACTGTTCAATGCGGTCGTGGCATCCGGAGTCTCCGCCGCCGCCTATGCGCATTATTTTGAGACCGTGACTTTCTGCCTCTCCAAAGGCCTGGGTGCGCCGGCCGGATCATTGATTGCGACCGACGATCCGACCATCCTGGAACGGCTCCGGCGCTTCCGCCGCATGTATGGAGGCGCCATGCGCCAGTCAGGCATTCTGGCGGCTGCAGGACTCTACGCAATGGAGCACCACATCCCTCGGCTGGCGAACGATCACGCACATGCCACACGATTGGCGGCCAGACTGCACCAGATTGCTTCGGTCGCCATCAACCCTGCCGCAGTGGAAACGAACATTCTGTTCTTCGACGTGCACCACCCACGACTCACGGCACCGGCCTTCGTCACGGCCCTTAGACAGGAAGGCGTGCTGCTGAATGCCGTCAATGCGAAGACCTGTCGCGCCGTCACGCACCTGGATGTGTCGACCGATGCCATTGACCAGGCCGCCGACGCCATCGCCCGCATCCTTGCATGA
- the zwf gene encoding glucose-6-phosphate dehydrogenase, translating into MECKPVPESAPPVEPCTLVIFGGSGDLARRRLIPAVYNLLLDGLLPDKYAVIGLGRKPMTDEEFRNLVRDGVVTYSRQALVQETWDVFQSHLFYLQGENEDARTYQALRAKAEEIERNLHLPGNRIFYLSIPPSSFASVCEGLAHSGLATSAATASPYSRIIVEKPVGRDLASAREINEVTGKVFAESQIFRIDHYLGKETVQNLMVVRFANSIFEPIWNHKYIDHVQITVSESEGVGTRATYYEEAGALRDMIQNHLLQLLCLVAMEPPYSLDPDVVRNAKMEVLRCLRPIVGKDVEQYTVRAQYAEGTAHEQPVPGYRREKGVNPNSITETYVAVKAFVENWRWAGVPFYLRTGKALPKRASEVAVQFKDIPQILFNANPAQPQPANVLTLRIQPDEGLSLRIVSRVPGTRAQTHPVEMDFQYSDVFGCPSPEAYERLLLDVMAGDASRFMRRDAVEASWDWVTNILDGWAQQKLRWLPEYPAGTWGPVEADRMIQRDGRSWRIL; encoded by the coding sequence ATCGAGTGCAAACCGGTGCCGGAATCCGCGCCTCCCGTGGAGCCGTGCACCCTGGTTATTTTCGGCGGCTCCGGAGATTTGGCTCGCCGGCGCCTGATTCCCGCGGTCTATAACTTACTGCTGGATGGTCTATTACCGGACAAGTATGCCGTGATCGGCCTGGGCCGCAAACCGATGACGGATGAGGAGTTCCGCAACCTGGTACGGGACGGAGTCGTCACATATTCACGCCAAGCACTGGTACAAGAAACCTGGGACGTTTTCCAATCCCACCTGTTTTACCTCCAGGGGGAAAACGAAGATGCCCGAACCTATCAGGCGCTCCGCGCCAAGGCCGAAGAAATCGAACGGAATCTGCACCTTCCCGGAAACCGGATTTTTTACCTCAGTATCCCTCCCAGTTCCTTTGCCTCCGTCTGCGAGGGATTGGCGCACTCGGGACTGGCGACATCGGCCGCCACGGCGTCACCCTATTCGCGCATCATCGTTGAAAAGCCGGTGGGCCGCGATCTCGCCTCCGCACGGGAGATCAACGAAGTGACCGGCAAGGTGTTCGCTGAGTCCCAGATCTTCAGGATCGACCACTACCTCGGCAAGGAAACCGTTCAGAACCTGATGGTCGTCCGCTTCGCCAACAGCATTTTTGAACCGATCTGGAACCACAAATATATCGACCATGTGCAGATCACGGTCAGCGAGTCGGAAGGTGTGGGCACCAGAGCTACCTATTACGAAGAGGCGGGTGCGTTGCGGGACATGATTCAAAATCATCTGCTGCAACTGCTTTGCCTGGTGGCCATGGAACCACCCTACTCGCTCGATCCGGACGTGGTGCGCAATGCCAAGATGGAGGTCCTGCGCTGCCTTCGGCCCATCGTCGGCAAGGATGTCGAGCAGTATACGGTGCGGGCGCAGTATGCGGAGGGCACCGCTCATGAGCAACCCGTTCCGGGCTACCGTCGGGAGAAGGGGGTGAATCCCAACTCCATCACGGAAACCTACGTTGCAGTCAAAGCATTCGTCGAAAACTGGCGGTGGGCCGGGGTCCCGTTTTATCTGCGCACCGGCAAGGCCCTCCCCAAACGTGCCAGTGAAGTGGCCGTGCAGTTCAAGGATATTCCGCAGATTCTGTTCAACGCCAACCCCGCACAACCGCAACCGGCCAATGTCCTGACCTTGCGTATTCAGCCGGACGAAGGGCTATCGCTCAGAATTGTCTCGCGAGTTCCCGGCACCCGCGCGCAAACCCATCCCGTGGAGATGGATTTCCAATATAGCGACGTGTTTGGCTGCCCCTCCCCGGAAGCCTATGAACGGCTGCTGCTGGATGTGATGGCCGGCGACGCCTCACGTTTCATGCGGCGCGACGCGGTGGAAGCCTCTTGGGATTGGGTCACGAACATTCTCGACGGGTGGGCTCAACAGAAACTTCGCTGGCTGCCGGAATATCCGGCCGGAACCTGGGGCCCGGTTGAAGCGGACCGGATGATTCAACGCGACGGTCGGAGTTGGCGCATCTTGTGA
- a CDS encoding OmpH family outer membrane protein encodes MGVKWHGAGRRAVMVGALVAATLGLFSMSPAAEFKMGVIDPQVVLEKSKAGKRALDGLREYVATRQKLLSRDEEELRNTEKQLKEPGSKLTDAEKKDKETSFRGKIQDYQKRAQEFNQELQGKQKELVDEYMKKIAVATQAVADKGGYQLVLDKGSEQTVKIVIFNKDTIDLTEQVIKEFDRTNK; translated from the coding sequence ATGGGTGTGAAGTGGCACGGAGCAGGCCGGCGCGCGGTCATGGTTGGGGCGCTCGTCGCAGCGACCCTCGGCTTGTTCTCAATGAGTCCGGCGGCGGAATTCAAGATGGGGGTCATCGATCCTCAGGTTGTTCTGGAAAAGAGTAAGGCCGGCAAGCGAGCACTGGATGGGCTGAGAGAATATGTGGCCACGCGTCAGAAACTCTTGTCTCGGGACGAGGAAGAGTTGCGCAATACGGAAAAACAGCTCAAAGAGCCTGGCTCCAAATTGACCGATGCCGAAAAGAAAGACAAGGAAACCTCGTTCCGCGGCAAGATCCAGGATTATCAGAAGCGCGCGCAGGAGTTTAACCAAGAACTGCAAGGCAAGCAAAAGGAACTCGTCGACGAGTATATGAAGAAGATTGCCGTGGCCACGCAGGCCGTCGCCGACAAGGGCGGGTATCAACTGGTGTTGGATAAGGGTAGCGAGCAAACGGTGAAAATCGTGATTTTCAACAAAGACACGATCGATTTGACCGAGCAAGTCATCAAGGAATTCGACCGCACGAACAAATAA
- a CDS encoding MFS transporter, protein METLRRSVSRFVQAEPQELRPLAWSFGYFFCLLCGYYILRPVRDEMAIQGGVQNLPWMMTATFLTLLAVTPLFGWLSARYSRYRLLLAVYLFFITNLLVLYLLMTNRQSMEWVARGFFVWLSVFNLFVVSVFWSFMADLFTPAQGARLFGVIAAGGSTGALFGPLITTGLTYVFPVPILMLVSALFLAACIWCIYRLEVWSRSRSVFHRENSGEPLGGGLLAGVRLVWSSPYLLGICGYLTCLTMTATFLYFEQMRLVAEHFTQPEVRTRFFSMLDFATNLLTWLTQLFITTRVVSRFGLVVALLFLPAVSLVGFLGIALWPGLAVYVVFSVLRRVGEYALSKPAREVLFTVVSREEKYKAKNFIDTAISRAGDASTGWLVSGIKALGVTTAQIAWALVPLMLLWAWLGRWLASQQREQADGPVFDSQKNRMV, encoded by the coding sequence ATGGAGACATTGCGTCGTTCAGTGAGCCGATTTGTTCAGGCAGAGCCGCAGGAGTTGCGGCCCTTGGCCTGGTCGTTCGGCTATTTTTTCTGCCTCCTCTGCGGGTACTACATTCTTCGTCCGGTGCGCGACGAGATGGCGATCCAAGGAGGCGTGCAGAATCTACCCTGGATGATGACGGCCACGTTTCTCACCTTGCTGGCGGTCACCCCTCTATTCGGCTGGTTGTCCGCACGGTACTCGCGTTATCGGTTGTTGCTCGCGGTGTACCTCTTCTTCATCACGAACCTGCTGGTGCTGTACCTATTGATGACGAATCGCCAGTCCATGGAATGGGTCGCCCGCGGATTCTTTGTCTGGCTGTCGGTATTCAATTTGTTCGTGGTGTCGGTGTTTTGGAGTTTCATGGCCGATCTGTTTACGCCGGCCCAGGGGGCCCGACTCTTCGGAGTCATTGCGGCGGGCGGCAGTACGGGGGCCCTGTTCGGTCCCCTCATCACCACCGGTCTCACCTATGTCTTTCCTGTGCCGATCCTCATGCTGGTCTCGGCGCTGTTTCTGGCGGCCTGCATCTGGTGCATCTACCGACTGGAGGTCTGGAGCCGGAGCCGGTCCGTCTTCCATCGCGAGAATAGCGGTGAGCCACTGGGGGGCGGGCTTCTGGCCGGTGTTCGCCTGGTCTGGTCGTCGCCGTATCTCCTCGGCATTTGTGGGTATCTCACCTGTCTCACGATGACGGCCACGTTCCTGTACTTCGAGCAGATGCGGCTGGTGGCCGAGCATTTCACTCAGCCTGAAGTCAGGACGCGGTTCTTTTCCATGCTCGATTTCGCCACCAATCTCCTAACGTGGCTGACGCAACTCTTCATCACGACCCGGGTGGTGTCCCGATTTGGATTGGTCGTGGCCTTACTCTTTCTGCCGGCCGTCAGTCTCGTCGGGTTTTTGGGAATCGCCCTCTGGCCCGGCTTGGCGGTGTATGTCGTTTTTTCGGTGCTTCGTCGGGTGGGGGAATATGCGCTGTCGAAACCGGCGCGAGAGGTCCTGTTCACGGTCGTCAGTCGCGAGGAAAAGTATAAAGCGAAGAACTTCATCGATACGGCCATTTCGCGCGCCGGGGATGCGTCGACCGGGTGGCTGGTCTCCGGCATCAAGGCGCTGGGCGTGACGACCGCCCAGATTGCCTGGGCCCTGGTTCCCCTCATGCTGCTATGGGCCTGGCTGGGCCGATGGTTAGCTTCCCAACAACGCGAGCAGGCCGATGGTCCCGTCTTTGACTCACAAAAAAATCGCATGGTATAG
- a CDS encoding nucleotidyltransferase domain-containing protein, producing MDSQIADSSSQSTRTLPSSEELKAELLEIPEPPEMPPAVPPPGYDDALAGAVKYIRAKRGGDLVGIILVGSGARRTVTAHSDIDLIVLVKGPADGQEMIRVGDRLVDIRYGEHQTVGEDLAYSPRLAPLLRKGRILYDHEDIAAQLIAKAAQRFRQGPPAAGIHERIRLKAECLHWLGKVEDLRDRPNTAQYLLQLFFEECVSAFFRIRGLWFTAPVDTLRFLASRDPALGELASQFLSAATLHDRLTAGRRFADTLFREIPLPPRVD from the coding sequence ATGGACTCGCAGATCGCTGATTCGTCCTCCCAGTCGACACGCACGCTTCCCTCGTCCGAAGAGTTGAAGGCGGAGTTACTCGAGATTCCCGAACCACCCGAAATGCCTCCAGCCGTGCCTCCACCCGGCTATGACGACGCGCTGGCAGGGGCCGTCAAATATATTCGCGCCAAACGCGGCGGGGACTTGGTCGGTATCATTCTCGTGGGTTCAGGCGCACGTCGCACCGTCACGGCACACAGCGATATCGATCTGATTGTCCTGGTCAAGGGACCGGCCGACGGGCAGGAAATGATCCGGGTGGGAGACCGCCTGGTCGATATTCGATATGGTGAGCACCAGACGGTGGGCGAGGATCTCGCCTATTCCCCCCGTCTGGCGCCGTTACTCCGGAAGGGCCGGATTCTCTACGATCACGAAGATATCGCCGCCCAACTCATCGCCAAAGCTGCGCAACGGTTTCGCCAGGGACCACCGGCTGCCGGGATCCATGAACGCATCCGCCTCAAGGCGGAATGTTTACATTGGCTGGGCAAGGTCGAGGACCTGCGCGACCGACCCAACACGGCGCAATATCTCCTGCAACTGTTCTTCGAAGAGTGCGTGTCGGCGTTCTTTCGCATCCGAGGCCTGTGGTTCACGGCGCCGGTCGATACCTTGCGATTCCTGGCCTCCCGCGACCCGGCGCTCGGAGAGTTGGCCAGCCAGTTTTTGAGCGCGGCGACCCTCCACGACCGGCTGACCGCCGGACGCCGATTCGCGGACACCCTCTTTCGCGAGATTCCCCTTCCGCCCCGCGTGGACTGA
- a CDS encoding sulfurtransferase encodes MEDARARVRECTVADVKARLDRGERFHFVDVREDEEFSQDHAAGAIHIGKGVIERDIETAIPNRQEPIVLYCGGGYRSVLAADSLHQMGYTNVISMDGGIKAWRAAGYPIENGRPS; translated from the coding sequence GTGGAAGACGCGCGCGCTCGCGTCCGCGAATGTACCGTTGCTGATGTAAAAGCCCGGTTGGATCGCGGCGAACGGTTCCACTTTGTCGACGTGCGGGAGGACGAGGAGTTTTCCCAGGATCATGCCGCAGGGGCCATTCACATCGGCAAAGGGGTGATCGAGCGGGATATTGAAACGGCGATTCCCAATAGGCAGGAGCCGATTGTGTTGTATTGCGGCGGCGGGTATCGGTCGGTCTTGGCCGCCGACAGCCTCCATCAGATGGGGTATACAAATGTCATCTCGATGGATGGTGGCATCAAGGCCTGGCGCGCCGCCGGCTATCCCATTGAGAACGGTCGGCCCTCTTAA
- a CDS encoding HD-GYP domain-containing protein — translation MSDVPSSSHPASAADNAHPILTHERSLANKIAKGSEAGDILDQQLAMLGIQLVTQLNVLIKTSRIHGRTNAALDKPVDSMLTLVRTLAADHPVVLRLQNDFLFLGDSHLKMSSQQMAVFASIIEALNTWHIGGVSFASTAESKDYREFAYLFVSLDPEKHALADLQEALQNAGVKGIELEEPKTLQLQHLAEGEGTAGGIGTRPGGSTSSPEDSKEKRRALAKGRYAKAASALGDLTKNTRAGGTVSFKQAKRAIQNIVELLMQDESTLLGLTNLRCHDQYTHNHSVNVSLLAMALGNRAGYPKVDLADLGLSALFHDVGKCAISLDVLNKPGEFTQDEWAIMRSHPIEGVFTLVKARGINNVPARMAAASFEHHMNFDFSGYPKLKVPWSQTVASRIITIADCYDAMTSSRVYRREPMSPANVLKFMFGKSGQSFDPVLLKLFVNCVGIIPIGSLVRLDSGPLAVVIKPAQDKANAERPLVQVITNEDGAPVEDGPELDLTQQDERGQYLHTIQQLVDNAEHHFDTARYFV, via the coding sequence GTGAGCGACGTTCCATCTTCCAGCCACCCGGCCTCAGCAGCAGACAACGCGCATCCGATCCTGACCCATGAGCGATCCCTGGCAAACAAAATCGCCAAGGGGTCCGAAGCGGGAGACATCCTCGACCAGCAACTCGCAATGCTGGGCATTCAGCTGGTGACCCAGCTCAACGTCCTCATCAAGACCTCACGCATCCACGGCCGCACGAATGCGGCCCTCGACAAACCCGTGGACTCGATGCTGACCCTCGTGAGGACCCTGGCGGCGGATCACCCCGTGGTGCTCCGGCTACAGAATGACTTTCTGTTTCTCGGGGACAGTCATCTGAAGATGAGTTCGCAACAGATGGCGGTCTTTGCGAGCATCATCGAGGCGTTGAACACCTGGCACATCGGCGGAGTCTCGTTCGCGTCGACGGCGGAATCGAAGGACTATCGCGAATTCGCCTACCTGTTCGTCAGCCTGGATCCGGAGAAACATGCCCTCGCCGATTTGCAGGAAGCCCTGCAAAACGCCGGCGTCAAAGGCATTGAACTGGAGGAACCCAAAACACTTCAGTTGCAACATCTGGCCGAAGGCGAAGGAACCGCTGGAGGAATAGGAACACGCCCAGGAGGCTCCACGTCATCCCCGGAGGACTCCAAAGAGAAGCGGAGAGCACTCGCCAAAGGCCGGTATGCCAAGGCAGCGTCGGCGCTCGGTGATTTGACCAAAAACACGCGTGCCGGCGGCACCGTCAGTTTCAAACAGGCCAAACGGGCGATTCAAAACATCGTCGAACTGCTGATGCAGGACGAGTCCACGCTACTGGGCCTGACGAATCTGCGTTGCCACGACCAGTACACGCACAACCATTCCGTGAACGTGTCGTTGCTGGCGATGGCCCTCGGAAATCGGGCCGGCTACCCGAAAGTCGACCTGGCGGATCTGGGCTTGTCGGCCCTGTTTCATGACGTGGGGAAATGCGCCATCTCCCTGGATGTGCTCAATAAGCCCGGTGAGTTCACCCAGGACGAGTGGGCCATCATGCGCTCGCACCCCATCGAAGGGGTCTTCACGCTCGTCAAAGCACGCGGCATCAATAACGTACCGGCTCGCATGGCCGCCGCCTCCTTTGAACACCATATGAACTTCGATTTTTCCGGCTACCCCAAACTCAAGGTACCTTGGTCGCAGACGGTGGCGAGCCGCATCATCACCATTGCAGATTGTTACGACGCCATGACCTCGTCCCGCGTGTATCGCCGCGAACCGATGTCACCGGCAAACGTGCTCAAGTTCATGTTCGGGAAGAGCGGCCAGTCCTTTGATCCGGTGCTGCTGAAGCTCTTCGTGAACTGCGTAGGCATTATCCCCATCGGCAGCCTGGTACGACTTGACTCAGGCCCGCTGGCCGTCGTGATCAAACCGGCGCAGGACAAAGCCAATGCCGAACGCCCGCTGGTGCAGGTGATCACGAATGAGGACGGCGCGCCGGTTGAAGACGGACCTGAATTGGACCTGACGCAGCAGGATGAGCGCGGGCAGTACCTCCATACGATTCAGCAGCTCGTCGATAACGCCGAACATCACTTTGACACCGCACGTTACTTCGTCTAA
- a CDS encoding glutamate-5-semialdehyde dehydrogenase — MVEVPVKLYLDKVLKTAREAVRPTALLTGPVRDKALRAMAAAIAESEEAILAANETDVDAVGKSMTGYENRERVRDAVARIRMTADDVKALVDRLHRIADLPDPLGDVLGRHDEPNGLQVGRVRVPIGVIGIVSELSPLETIDALALCLKSGNVCVFRGSPDWTHTQQIIAAGLTTAMAEAGIPRGACTIIDRPEKEAALELIKSGKALDAIIPRGGAGLRKVVQEQAKMPILCHDGGITHVYIDDDVEIPLAQNIVVNSKVQNPSAPNSLDTLLVHQGIARPLLSALILRLLDEFKIDIYGCPKTVSLMGQMLMTGHKAVKPAQESDWRRQFQGPSMAIKMVPGFDDALAHIAQHGPSHTCVIVTKSYESAMRFTREVDAGAVLVNASSRLNAGDSLGFGADIGLSSTRHHARGPIGLNQLTCEKYVVFGSGQLRHPHPVPLAYEDAIMLKRP; from the coding sequence ATGGTTGAAGTTCCAGTTAAACTATACCTCGATAAGGTATTGAAGACGGCCAGGGAAGCGGTTCGTCCCACTGCCTTACTCACGGGGCCTGTGCGCGACAAAGCCTTGCGGGCCATGGCGGCGGCGATTGCGGAGAGTGAGGAGGCGATCCTTGCTGCCAACGAGACGGATGTAGACGCGGTCGGCAAGTCCATGACGGGGTATGAAAACCGGGAACGGGTGCGCGATGCCGTGGCGCGAATTCGTATGACGGCAGACGACGTGAAGGCCTTGGTGGATCGCCTGCACCGCATCGCGGATTTGCCGGACCCGCTGGGAGACGTATTGGGCCGGCATGACGAGCCGAATGGGTTACAGGTCGGGCGAGTGCGCGTGCCGATCGGAGTGATCGGCATCGTCTCGGAGCTGTCGCCGCTGGAAACGATCGATGCGCTGGCACTTTGCCTGAAGTCCGGCAACGTCTGTGTGTTTCGCGGGTCGCCGGATTGGACGCACACGCAGCAAATCATTGCCGCCGGCCTGACCACGGCGATGGCGGAGGCAGGAATTCCACGAGGGGCCTGCACCATCATTGATCGACCTGAGAAGGAAGCGGCGCTGGAACTGATCAAGTCCGGGAAAGCCTTGGATGCGATCATTCCACGCGGCGGCGCCGGATTGCGCAAGGTGGTGCAAGAGCAGGCCAAGATGCCGATTCTCTGTCACGACGGCGGGATCACGCACGTGTACATCGACGATGACGTCGAAATCCCGCTCGCGCAAAATATCGTCGTCAACTCCAAGGTGCAGAATCCGTCGGCCCCCAACTCGCTGGATACGCTGCTGGTCCATCAGGGAATTGCGCGCCCGCTCCTGTCGGCCCTGATTCTACGATTGCTGGATGAGTTCAAGATCGACATCTACGGTTGTCCGAAAACCGTATCCTTGATGGGACAGATGTTGATGACCGGGCACAAAGCGGTCAAGCCGGCCCAGGAGAGTGATTGGCGCAGGCAGTTTCAGGGACCGAGCATGGCCATCAAGATGGTGCCCGGTTTCGACGATGCCCTCGCGCATATCGCACAACATGGTCCCAGCCACACCTGTGTCATTGTCACCAAGTCGTACGAGTCCGCGATGCGCTTCACCCGTGAGGTTGATGCCGGGGCGGTACTGGTCAATGCATCCTCGCGCCTGAACGCCGGCGACAGCCTGGGATTCGGTGCGGATATCGGTTTGAGTTCCACCCGTCATCACGCGCGTGGACCGATCGGCCTCAACCAGCTGACGTGCGAGAAGTATGTGGTGTTCGGCAGCGGGCAGCTCCGGCATCCGCATCCGGTGCCTCTGGCGTACGAAGATGCCATCATGCTGAAAAGGCCGTAG